A single region of the candidate division KSB1 bacterium genome encodes:
- a CDS encoding response regulator, whose translation MESGVKAKLLVADDEKNLRELYRMELEEEGYEVETAANGMEVLSRIEEREFDIIILDIQMPGLSGIDLLQKIMAHDKRQAVILNTAFPSYRDNFMTWPAEAYVVKSSDTAELKQAVKKVLDKKS comes from the coding sequence ATGGAAAGCGGCGTAAAGGCGAAGTTGCTGGTCGCGGACGACGAGAAGAACTTGCGCGAACTGTACCGGATGGAGCTGGAGGAGGAAGGCTACGAAGTCGAGACGGCGGCGAATGGGATGGAGGTGCTGAGCCGGATCGAGGAGCGCGAGTTTGACATTATCATCCTCGACATTCAGATGCCGGGGTTGTCGGGAATCGACTTATTGCAGAAGATTATGGCGCACGACAAGCGACAGGCGGTCATTCTCAACACGGCGTTTCCGTCTTATCGGGACAATTTCATGACCTGGCCGGCCGAGGCGTATGTGGTGAAGAGTTCGGATACCGCCGAATTGAAGCAGGCGGTGAAGAAAGTGCTGGACAAGAAGTCGTGA
- the glgC gene encoding glucose-1-phosphate adenylyltransferase — protein MAGGRGERLFPLTREVAKPAVTFGGIYKIIDFTLSNCFNTGIRQIYLLTQYSNVTMNRHVRLGWNPVFRLELDEFIEALPPQHIGTENWYHGTADSIYQNINLLERHKPDYVLILSGDHVYKMDYGKMLDYHIDKQAEMTVAVVPLDRLSAREMGVIGVDDEFRVREFVEKPADPPAMPGHPDQSLASMGVYVFTTTKLVRELIRDSKDSNSRHDFGRNIIPNLVANHEPIFAYPFRDGDSGSPAYWRDIGTLDSFYTTNLDLVTANPAIDLYDRRWPIRTYTPQTPPARIVDSTIDRGREGVVVDSLVSSGSVISGARVVRSVLSPEVKVHTGAEVSDSILMEGVDIGRHAVVRRAIICTGVRVPEHARIGVDENEDRARFIVTEGRVTVVPEGYVW, from the coding sequence ATGGCCGGCGGGCGTGGCGAGCGCCTGTTTCCGTTGACGCGGGAAGTGGCCAAGCCGGCGGTGACGTTCGGGGGGATCTACAAGATCATCGATTTCACGCTCTCGAATTGTTTCAACACGGGGATTCGGCAGATCTATCTGTTGACGCAATATTCAAACGTGACGATGAACCGGCACGTGCGGTTGGGCTGGAATCCGGTCTTCCGGTTGGAACTTGATGAGTTCATCGAAGCGCTTCCGCCGCAGCACATCGGGACGGAAAACTGGTATCACGGGACGGCGGATTCGATTTATCAGAACATCAATCTGCTGGAGCGTCACAAGCCGGACTATGTTCTGATTCTCTCGGGCGATCACGTTTACAAGATGGATTACGGGAAGATGCTGGACTACCACATCGACAAGCAGGCCGAGATGACGGTCGCGGTGGTGCCGCTGGATCGGCTGAGCGCGCGCGAGATGGGAGTGATTGGGGTGGACGACGAGTTTCGCGTTCGCGAGTTTGTGGAGAAGCCGGCGGATCCGCCGGCGATGCCCGGGCATCCGGATCAATCGTTGGCCTCGATGGGCGTGTACGTATTTACGACGACCAAGTTAGTGCGCGAGCTCATCCGGGATTCGAAGGACAGCAATTCGCGGCATGATTTCGGCCGCAACATCATTCCCAATCTGGTGGCGAACCATGAGCCGATATTCGCGTATCCGTTCCGCGACGGGGACAGCGGCAGCCCGGCCTACTGGCGCGACATCGGAACGTTGGATTCGTTCTACACGACGAACCTTGATTTGGTCACGGCGAACCCGGCGATCGATCTCTACGATCGCCGGTGGCCGATTCGCACCTACACACCGCAGACCCCGCCGGCGCGCATCGTCGATTCGACCATTGATCGGGGTCGGGAAGGGGTCGTCGTCGATTCACTGGTCAGTTCGGGGAGCGTAATATCGGGCGCGCGCGTGGTGCGTTCGGTGCTATCGCCGGAGGTGAAAGTGCACACGGGGGCGGAGGTCAGCGATTCGATCTTGATGGAAGGCGTGGACATCGGGCGGCACGCGGTGGTCCGCCGCGCGATCATTTGTACGGGCGTGCGCGTTCCGGAGCACGCGCGGATCGGCGTGGACGAGAACGAGGATCGAGCGCGATTCATCGTCACGGAGGGGCGGGTGACGGTGGTTCCGGAGGGCTACGTGTGGTGA
- the galT gene encoding galactose-1-phosphate uridylyltransferase, whose protein sequence is MPELRLDPIQRSWVIISSERARRPSEFQVVVTESAPEFCPLCPGNEDKTPGEVLAIRDGYGAPNSPGWSVRVVPNKFPALRIEGNLERHARGMYDAMNGVGAHEIVIETPDHRQQTGDQPVSHLARVLRAYRDRVRDLMQDHRFMYVVVFRNYGESAGATLTHPHSQIMAMPILPQVIETELKSAREHFVHKERCLFCDILRHEIELDVRIVQKNDEFVALCPYASRSPFELFIAPTRHEHDYSQLDDIRIDRLAELLRDTVNRLRSALNNPPYNFVLHTSPNLAAISPSLGDERMIRACYHWHLELIPRLTKPAGFEWGTGFHINPTPPEQAAEYLRRLVVG, encoded by the coding sequence ATGCCGGAGTTGAGGCTGGATCCGATACAACGAAGCTGGGTGATCATTTCGAGTGAACGCGCGCGGCGGCCTTCTGAGTTTCAGGTGGTGGTGACGGAGAGTGCCCCGGAATTCTGCCCGCTGTGCCCGGGGAATGAAGACAAGACGCCCGGGGAAGTCCTGGCGATTCGCGACGGTTATGGCGCTCCGAATTCGCCGGGCTGGTCGGTGCGGGTGGTCCCCAACAAATTTCCGGCGTTGCGGATTGAGGGCAATCTCGAACGTCACGCCCGCGGCATGTACGACGCGATGAACGGTGTGGGCGCGCACGAGATCGTGATCGAGACGCCGGACCACCGGCAGCAGACCGGCGACCAGCCGGTCAGTCATTTGGCGCGGGTGCTGCGCGCCTATCGCGATCGCGTGCGGGATCTGATGCAGGATCATCGCTTCATGTATGTCGTGGTGTTTCGCAATTACGGCGAAAGCGCGGGAGCGACGTTAACGCATCCGCACTCACAGATCATGGCGATGCCGATCCTTCCGCAGGTAATCGAGACTGAACTCAAATCGGCGCGAGAGCATTTTGTTCACAAGGAGCGCTGCCTGTTCTGCGACATTCTCCGGCACGAGATCGAGTTGGATGTGCGGATCGTGCAGAAGAATGACGAGTTCGTCGCACTGTGTCCCTATGCGAGTCGCTCGCCGTTTGAGCTGTTTATCGCGCCGACCCGTCATGAACATGACTACTCGCAACTGGATGACATCAGGATTGACCGCTTGGCGGAACTGCTGCGGGACACGGTGAACCGGTTGCGATCCGCGCTCAACAATCCGCCGTACAATTTTGTCTTACATACCAGTCCGAATCTGGCGGCGATTTCGCCGTCGCTGGGAGATGAGCGGATGATCAGGGCGTGTTATCACTGGCACCTCGAGCTCATTCCACGGCTGACGAAGCCGGCAGGGTTTGAGTGGGGGACGGGGTTTCATATTAATCCGACACCACCGGAGCAGGCGGCGGAATATTTGAGGAGGCTGGTGGTCGGGTGA